The following nucleotide sequence is from Candidatus Neomarinimicrobiota bacterium.
AGGAATGTGTATGCATAGTAAGCTGATGATCTATAGAATAGTTCTGCTCATGCTACTCGGTAGCTTCGTGGTAGCCGGGACAACAGGCAAAATTCTAGGTAAGGTAACAGATGAGGTGACAGGAGAACCAATCATTGGTGCAAATGTCTATCTGGAAGACACAGGCATGGGATCAATGACGGATCTCAGCGGTGAGTACTTTATAATTGGTGTCCGGCCTGGCTCTTATACCCTGGTCTGTTCATATATAGGCTATAAAAAAACCATCATCCAAGACATCCACGTCAATATTGATCTCTCTACAATCAAGAATATTGAACTGGGTCTGGAAATCATCAAAGGTGAAGAGGTCGTTGTGGTCAGTAAACGCGTCGTCATTGAAAAAGGACGCACCAATACCACGGCATATGTCTCATCTGAAAAGATTGCAGCCATGCCTGTTCAGGAAGTAAGCGATCTGATCCAGCTACAGGCTGGTGTGGTCCAGGATGCTGGAGGAAGCTTTCATATTCGCGGTGGTCGTGGCGGTGAGATCGCCTATCTCATTGATGGGGTTCCAATAACGGATCAGTACAATGGAGGAAGTTCCATAGGTCTGGAAAACAGTTGGGTTCAAGAATTACAGGTCATTAGCGGAACATTTAATGCAGAATACGGACAAGCCCAATCGGGAATTGTCAACGTGGTTACCAAGGAGGGGGCGCAAAAATTCTCAGGGAATCTATCATTTTCCACTGGCGATCATGTTTCCACAGCAGACCAAATCTTCTGGAATATTAAAACAGTTAATCTAAACGAGAAGAATGTGGCACTTAGCCTTCAAGGCCCCATTTCCTTTTTACCAGAAGGGTCCTTTTATTCATCGCTACGTTATAAAACTACTGAAGGTTGGTTGTATGGAAAAAACCAGGCCCTAATCGATGATACGGTCCCCATTCAAAACTATATCAACGAGGCTCAAAGCACACAAACTCAGGAAGAACGGAGTTACGGCATAAAGGTGCCGGATTCACTCCAGACCGGTGATGGTGCCTATGTTCCCATTGATGGTGATTCAAAGGTTTCATTCTATGCAAAAATAAGTACCAATATTTCACCCTCCATCAAGCTACGCTACTCCATGTTTTATACCACTGCCATGGGCAAGTCTTATAGCGACGGCCGCAGGTATTCACCTGAGGGCATTCGCACCTGGTATGATGAGAGCTATAATCATATAGTCAGTCTCAATCATGTGCTGTCAAACAAAAGCTTTTATACCATTAATTTTTCTAATTATTCAAAACACACACAGGCTTACCTCTTTGAGGATCCACTGGACCAGCGCTATCGCTCAAGTCCCTATTCTGACGAAAGCTTCAGTTTTGGTGGGACACAAAATGGAAGATATGATATCGTGCGTTCAGCACTCTCCGCTAAATTTGACCTGACCACACAACTCAGCCAGTCCAGCCAGATGAAATTCGGTGCCGAAATTAAAAGACATGATCTAGATTATTATTCGCTAACCACCGTTGCGGAAGGCTCGCTCTATGAAGAACCGATCTTGCGCTTGCCCGCCCAGAACACCTCTGGTTATGATGCCTATAATGTCAAACCTCTTGAGGGATCAACCTATATCCAGAATGTATTCGAATATGACGACATTATCGTCAATGCAGGTCTGAGGTATGACTATTGGGATCCCAATGCCCTGCTGCCTGTGAATCTTCGCGCTGAAACCGATACCGATAATGGTATCCGCCTGGACTCCGAATTGAAAGCCGGAGTCACCCGCTCACAGCTAAGCCCACGTTTTGGGCTGGCCTACCCCATTTCTGATAATGGCGTTATCCATGTCTCATACGGTCACTTTTTTCAACTACCCAGATTTAATGCGATCTATGATAATTATGAGTATGAGATCCAGCTGGGTGGTTTGCAGACGACCATGGGCAATGTGAACCTGAAACCGGAAAAGACCATTGGCTATGAGATGGGTATACAGCAGCAGCTTAGTCCTGTGTATGGCCTGGAGCTTACCATGTACTACAAGGATATCAGTAACCTCTTGAGTCAGGAAATTATCAGTACGATTGATGAAAAGGTATATGCCCGATACATCAACAGAGATTATGGAAATGTCAGGGGGATTACCCTCACCTTGAACAAGCTTTATTCTGATCTGTTTGCCGGCAGTATAGATTATACTTACCAGGTTGCCAAAGGCAACGCGTCTGATCCCAATGCTGTTTTTAATGACTATAATGACAACAAAGAAGTTGA
It contains:
- a CDS encoding TonB-dependent receptor, giving the protein MHSKLMIYRIVLLMLLGSFVVAGTTGKILGKVTDEVTGEPIIGANVYLEDTGMGSMTDLSGEYFIIGVRPGSYTLVCSYIGYKKTIIQDIHVNIDLSTIKNIELGLEIIKGEEVVVVSKRVVIEKGRTNTTAYVSSEKIAAMPVQEVSDLIQLQAGVVQDAGGSFHIRGGRGGEIAYLIDGVPITDQYNGGSSIGLENSWVQELQVISGTFNAEYGQAQSGIVNVVTKEGAQKFSGNLSFSTGDHVSTADQIFWNIKTVNLNEKNVALSLQGPISFLPEGSFYSSLRYKTTEGWLYGKNQALIDDTVPIQNYINEAQSTQTQEERSYGIKVPDSLQTGDGAYVPIDGDSKVSFYAKISTNISPSIKLRYSMFYTTAMGKSYSDGRRYSPEGIRTWYDESYNHIVSLNHVLSNKSFYTINFSNYSKHTQAYLFEDPLDQRYRSSPYSDESFSFGGTQNGRYDIVRSALSAKFDLTTQLSQSSQMKFGAEIKRHDLDYYSLTTVAEGSLYEEPILRLPAQNTSGYDAYNVKPLEGSTYIQNVFEYDDIIVNAGLRYDYWDPNALLPVNLRAETDTDNGIRLDSELKAGVTRSQLSPRFGLAYPISDNGVIHVSYGHFFQLPRFNAIYDNYEYEIQLGGLQTTMGNVNLKPEKTIGYEMGIQQQLSPVYGLELTMYYKDISNLLSQEIISTIDEKVYARYINRDYGNVRGITLTLNKLYSDLFAGSIDYTYQVAKGNASDPNAVFNDYNDNKEVEKQVLPLDWDQTHTLNTSLTVGKPGGVNLGLIGRFATGQPYTPSSPGSALDTQFENSDRKPASFNFDLNLYKTVRVDKVKMKLYCKVFNLTDQLNQRYVYASTGNSEAPYRTIPAAYVLSQNPNFTAQEVDLRPDYYSEPRRVLLGIEIQF